The Filimonas lacunae genomic sequence AACAGGGTTACTTATGTTAACTGACAGAAGAGAGTTCTTGAGAAAATCTATGCTAACAGGCGGTGCCTTAATGGCATCTACTTTATTACCTGCCCTGGCGCATACCCAAGCAGACGGAAAACAGGTGAGTATACTGCACACCAACGATGTACATAGCCGCTTAGATCCCTTTCCTATGGATGGAGGTAAATGGCAGGGATTAGGGGGTGTAGCAGCCCGTGCAGCCTTAATTGAAAAAATTCGGGTACAAACCAGCCAGGTGTTATTGCTGGATGCCGGAGATATTTTTCAGGGTACGCCTTATTTTAATGTGTATAAAGGTGAGCCTGAAATAAAAGCCATGAGTAAAATGAAGTACGATGCTGTTACCATGGGTAACCACGACTTCGATGCCGGCCTGGAAAATTTTGCCAACCAGTTACGTCATGCCAGTTTTCCGGTTCTGTTATGTAATTACGACTTCACACAAACACCCATGGAAGGGAAATCGCAACCTTATAAAGTGTTCAGG encodes the following:
- a CDS encoding bifunctional metallophosphatase/5'-nucleotidase, whose protein sequence is MRKSMLTGGALMASTLLPALAHTQADGKQVSILHTNDVHSRLDPFPMDGGKWQGLGGVAARAALIEKIRVQTSQVLLLDAGDIFQGTPYFNVYKGEPEIKAMSKMKYDAVTMGNHDFDAGLENFANQLRHASFPVLLCNYDFTQTPMEGKSQPYKVFRKGGVKIGVLGIGIELKGLVPDNLYGNTKYNDPIVAANATADILKKKEGCDMVICLSHLGDKYEDNKVSDEILAKESYGIDLIIGGHTHRFFEAPRVYKNKAQSDVIVNQVGWAGLQLGRLDYNFSAEKNKNLVNAHTVVIGKKSSD